A single genomic interval of Homo sapiens chromosome 7, GRCh38.p14 Primary Assembly harbors:
- the TRIM74 gene encoding tripartite motif-containing protein 74 isoform X3 translates to MKEELAALFSELKQEQKKVDELIAKLVKNRTRIVNESDVFSWVIRREFQELRHPVDEEKARCLEGIGGHTRGLVASLDMQLEQAQGTRERLAQAECVLEQFGNEDHHEFIWKFHSMASRLTKTEELEKKWRNGLAASHSLPQQVRPQRRTP, encoded by the exons ATGAAG GAGGAGCTCGCAGCCCTCTTCTCTGAGCTGAAGCAGGAGCAGAAGAAGGTGGATGAGCTCATCGCCAAACTGGTGAAAAACCGGACCCGAATCGTC AATGAGTCGGATGTCTTCAGCTGGGTGATCCGCCGCGAGTTCCAGGAGCTGCGCCACCCGGTGGACGAGGAGAAGGCCCGCTGCCTGGAGGGGATAGGGGGTCACACCCGTGGCCTGGTGGCCTCCCTGGACATGCAGCTGGAGCAGGCCCAGGGAACCCGGGAGCGGCTGGCCCAAGCCGAGTGTGTGCTGGAACAGTTCGGAAATGAGGACCACCATGAGTTCATCTGG AAGTTCCACTCCATGGCCTCCAG ATTGACAAAGACTGAAGAACTGGAGAAGAAGTGGCGAAACGGGCTCGCAGCGTCGCATTCCCTACCCCAGCAGGTGCGCCCGCAGCGTCGCACTCCCTAG
- the TRIM74 gene encoding tripartite motif-containing protein 74 isoform X2: MAWQVVDGSSSLPNVSLAWVIEALRLPGDPEPKVCVHHRNPLSLFCEKDQELICGLCGLLGSHQHHPVTPVSTVCSRMKEELAALFSELKQEQKKVDELIAKLVKNRTRIVNESDVFSWVIRREFQELRHPVDEEKARCLEGIGGHTRGLVASLDMQLEQAQGTRERLAQAECVLEQFGNEDHHEFIWKFHSMASRLTKTEELEKKWRNGLAASHSLPQQVRPQRRTP, encoded by the exons ATGGCTTGGCAG GTGGTGGACGGCAGCAGCTCCTTGCCCAACGTCTCCCTGGCCTGGGTGATCGAAGCCCTGAGGCTCCCTGGGGACCCGGAGCCCAAGGTCTGCGTGCACCACCGGAACCCGCTCAGCCTTTTCTGCGAGAAGGACCAGGAGCTCATCTGTGGCCTCTGCGGTCTGCTGGGCTCCCACCAACACCACCCGGTCACGCCCGTCTCCACCGTCTGCAGCCGCATGAAG GAGGAGCTCGCAGCCCTCTTCTCTGAGCTGAAGCAGGAGCAGAAGAAGGTGGATGAGCTCATCGCCAAACTGGTGAAAAACCGGACCCGAATCGTC AATGAGTCGGATGTCTTCAGCTGGGTGATCCGCCGCGAGTTCCAGGAGCTGCGCCACCCGGTGGACGAGGAGAAGGCCCGCTGCCTGGAGGGGATAGGGGGTCACACCCGTGGCCTGGTGGCCTCCCTGGACATGCAGCTGGAGCAGGCCCAGGGAACCCGGGAGCGGCTGGCCCAAGCCGAGTGTGTGCTGGAACAGTTCGGAAATGAGGACCACCATGAGTTCATCTGG AAGTTCCACTCCATGGCCTCCAG ATTGACAAAGACTGAAGAACTGGAGAAGAAGTGGCGAAACGGGCTCGCAGCGTCGCATTCCCTACCCCAGCAGGTGCGCCCGCAGCGTCGCACTCCCTAG
- the TRIM74 gene encoding tripartite motif-containing protein 74 isoform X5, with the protein MKEELAALFSELKQEQKKVDELIAKLVKNRTRIVNESDVFSWVIRREFQELRHPVDEEKARCLEGIGGHTRGLVASLDMQLEQAQGTRERLAQAECVLEQFGNEDHHEFIWFHSMASR; encoded by the exons ATGAAG GAGGAGCTCGCAGCCCTCTTCTCTGAGCTGAAGCAGGAGCAGAAGAAGGTGGATGAGCTCATCGCCAAACTGGTGAAAAACCGGACCCGAATCGTC AATGAGTCGGATGTCTTCAGCTGGGTGATCCGCCGCGAGTTCCAGGAGCTGCGCCACCCGGTGGACGAGGAGAAGGCCCGCTGCCTGGAGGGGATAGGGGGTCACACCCGTGGCCTGGTGGCCTCCCTGGACATGCAGCTGGAGCAGGCCCAGGGAACCCGGGAGCGGCTGGCCCAAGCCGAGTGTGTGCTGGAACAGTTCGGAAATGAGGACCACCATGAGTTCATCTGG TTCCACTCCATGGCCTCCAGGTAA
- the TRIM74 gene encoding tripartite motif-containing protein 74 isoform X1: MAWQVSLLELEDWLQCPICLEVFKESLMLQCGHSYCKGCLVSLSYHLDTKVRCPMCWQVVDGSSSLPNVSLAWVIEALRLPGDPEPKVCVHHRNPLSLFCEKDQELICGLCGLLGSHQHHPVTPVSTVCSRMKEELAALFSELKQEQKKVDELIAKLVKNRTRIVNESDVFSWVIRREFQELRHPVDEEKARCLEGIGGHTRGLVASLDMQLEQAQGTRERLAQAECVLEQFGNEDHHEFIWFHSMASR, translated from the exons ATGGCTTGGCAGGTGAGCCTGCTGGAGCTGGAGGACTGGCTTCAGTGTCCCATCTGCCTGGAGGTCTTCAAGGAGTCCCTAATGCTACAGTGCGGCCACTCCTACTGCAAGGGCTGCCTGGTTTCCCTGTCCTACCACCTGGACACCAAGGTGCGCTGCCCCATGTGCTGGCAGGTGGTGGACGGCAGCAGCTCCTTGCCCAACGTCTCCCTGGCCTGGGTGATCGAAGCCCTGAGGCTCCCTGGGGACCCGGAGCCCAAGGTCTGCGTGCACCACCGGAACCCGCTCAGCCTTTTCTGCGAGAAGGACCAGGAGCTCATCTGTGGCCTCTGCGGTCTGCTGGGCTCCCACCAACACCACCCGGTCACGCCCGTCTCCACCGTCTGCAGCCGCATGAAG GAGGAGCTCGCAGCCCTCTTCTCTGAGCTGAAGCAGGAGCAGAAGAAGGTGGATGAGCTCATCGCCAAACTGGTGAAAAACCGGACCCGAATCGTC AATGAGTCGGATGTCTTCAGCTGGGTGATCCGCCGCGAGTTCCAGGAGCTGCGCCACCCGGTGGACGAGGAGAAGGCCCGCTGCCTGGAGGGGATAGGGGGTCACACCCGTGGCCTGGTGGCCTCCCTGGACATGCAGCTGGAGCAGGCCCAGGGAACCCGGGAGCGGCTGGCCCAAGCCGAGTGTGTGCTGGAACAGTTCGGAAATGAGGACCACCATGAGTTCATCTGG TTCCACTCCATGGCCTCCAGGTAA
- the TRIM74 gene encoding tripartite motif-containing protein 74 yields the protein MAWQVSLLELEDWLQCPICLEVFKESLMLQCGHSYCKGCLVSLSYHLDTKVRCPMCWQVVDGSSSLPNVSLAWVIEALRLPGDPEPKVCVHHRNPLSLFCEKDQELICGLCGLLGSHQHHPVTPVSTVCSRMKEELAALFSELKQEQKKVDELIAKLVKNRTRIVNESDVFSWVIRREFQELRHPVDEEKARCLEGIGGHTRGLVASLDMQLEQAQGTRERLAQAECVLEQFGNEDHHEFIWKFHSMASR from the exons ATGGCTTGGCAGGTGAGCCTGCTGGAGCTGGAGGACTGGCTTCAGTGTCCCATCTGCCTGGAGGTCTTCAAGGAGTCCCTAATGCTACAGTGCGGCCACTCCTACTGCAAGGGCTGCCTGGTTTCCCTGTCCTACCACCTGGACACCAAGGTGCGCTGCCCCATGTGCTGGCAGGTGGTGGACGGCAGCAGCTCCTTGCCCAACGTCTCCCTGGCCTGGGTGATCGAAGCCCTGAGGCTCCCTGGGGACCCGGAGCCCAAGGTCTGCGTGCACCACCGGAACCCGCTCAGCCTTTTCTGCGAGAAGGACCAGGAGCTCATCTGTGGCCTCTGCGGTCTGCTGGGCTCCCACCAACACCACCCGGTCACGCCCGTCTCCACCGTCTGCAGCCGCATGAAG GAGGAGCTCGCAGCCCTCTTCTCTGAGCTGAAGCAGGAGCAGAAGAAGGTGGATGAGCTCATCGCCAAACTGGTGAAAAACCGGACCCGAATCGTC AATGAGTCGGATGTCTTCAGCTGGGTGATCCGCCGCGAGTTCCAGGAGCTGCGCCACCCGGTGGACGAGGAGAAGGCCCGCTGCCTGGAGGGGATAGGGGGTCACACCCGTGGCCTGGTGGCCTCCCTGGACATGCAGCTGGAGCAGGCCCAGGGAACCCGGGAGCGGCTGGCCCAAGCCGAGTGTGTGCTGGAACAGTTCGGAAATGAGGACCACCATGAGTTCATCTGG AAGTTCCACTCCATGGCCTCCAGGTAA